The following coding sequences are from one Onychomys torridus chromosome 14, mOncTor1.1, whole genome shotgun sequence window:
- the LOC118595658 gene encoding LOW QUALITY PROTEIN: putative inactive deoxyuridine 5'-triphosphate nucleotidohydrolase-like protein FLJ16323 (The sequence of the model RefSeq protein was modified relative to this genomic sequence to represent the inferred CDS: inserted 24 bases in 17 codons; deleted 7 bases in 6 codons; substituted 22 bases at 22 genomic stop codons), whose protein sequence is MGREDSGRDGCPRAPPPSLKKGAHDRGHFSHPPGAGGCTGWGGQVLLRKDLDKIPESFTVGLSPXRDLWSLTRITVHWRKGNNQTLQGLMDTGSELTLIPGDPKXHHGPLVEEGIRGILAELXFTVSIVNPXTHPMVIYLVPECIIGIGILASWMNSHIGSLTCGVRVIIIRKAKWKALGKLPLPGNSESKWYCIPGEIAEISATIKDLKDEYGVVPTTSPFVSALCIWLVQKTDGSWKMAIDYQKLNQVMTLIAAAEPDVVSLYEQIDTSPGILCAAIDRANPFFLIPAHKDHQKXFTFSCQSQPYTFTVLPQGYSNSPTLCCNSSLRDIARLSLQQNTTLVHSIDNIMLIGPQEQQVATTLNLFVIHIRGWEINPIKFRRPSTSVKFLEVQWGGXCRDIPSKVKANLXHLXPSTTKKEVQHFVGLFGFWRWHIPHLGVLLCPIYPVTWKAASFEXSLEQEKDQHVQAAMQASLPLGRYDQIDRMAHGVSVADRGASXGTVAGPIGESQKRPLEFXSKSLPSSADNYSLFERQLSACFWVLVETEHMTMGHQITTXPEVPIMSWVLADPPSHKVGHAXKQSIITQKWCICDXAXANPEDXSKLHEEVTQMPTVSTSITKQSTAKYAPIASWSVQYDQLAEEEKSRAWFTNGSVCFADITQKWKAAPLXPLPEPILKDTGKGKSSQWAELQTVHITLHFIWKEKXPXLQLVTDSWVTVNGLAXWSWTWKEHDXKLGEKDIWGKSXWVDLSKXVKDVKKLVQXCSSKGKFSNLVDRMTCSTDSQPFSSAVPVTVQWIHEQRXHGGRDGGYPWFXQYSXSPLAIAAAECQQERPTIAPKYGTIPQGNXPATWWQVDYIGSLPLWKQRFVIPGADTYSGYGFAFPACNTSAKIIKGLQNAXIHHYGNPHSIASDQGIHFTAREIXQWAHDHRTYWSXHVPDRTEAADLIXRWNGLLKTQLQCKLDAXNKGPIYGTIYLVARIHGPGMKXSKKGIAPFSITPVIHVGNFVSYSHPILMTLSSAGLEMLVPEPGELLPGTTINIPLNXKLRLPPGNFGLLVPLSLXAKKGITVEVGGVIDLNYDGEIGLLFHRGAKRDYIXSASYPLGHLLVLXCPVXLQQPSPGRMAEDTDSSRMKESVTPLRKEPRPAEVLA, encoded by the exons GGGTGGCCAGGTTCTCCTGAGGAAGGATCTTGATAAAATACCTGAAAGTTTTACAGTTGGCCTTTCTCC GAGGGACCTATGGTCTTTAACAAGGATAACTGTACACTggaggaaaggaaacaatcagactCTCCAGGGTCTAATGGATACTGGTTCTGAATTGACATTGATTCCAGGAGATCCTAAATAACATCATGGACCTCTAGTTGAAGAAGGGATTAGAGGAATTTTGGCTGAACTCTGATTCACAGTAAGTATAGTAAATCCCTGAACTCATCCTATGGTTATTTACCTAGTCCCAGAATGTATAATTGGGATAGGTATACTTGCAAGTTGGATGAATTCTCACATTGGTTCCCTGACCTGTGGAGTGAGGGTGATTATAATCAGAAAGGCTAAATGGAAGGCTTTAGGTAAGTTGCCTCTACCAGGAAACAGTGAATCAAAATGGTATTGCATCCCAGGAGAAATTGCAGAGATA AGTGCTaccatcaaggacttgaaagatgaGTATGGTGTGGTtcccaccacatctccctttGTATCTG CCCTTTGTATCTGGCTagtgcagaagacagatggatcatGGAAAATGGCAATTGATTATCAAAAACTCAATCAAGTAATGACTCTAATTGCAGCTGCTGAACCAGATGTGGTATCTTTATATGAGCAGATTGACACATCTCCTGGTATATTGTGTGCAGCTATTGATCGAGCAAATCCATTTTTCTTGATACCTGCCCACAAGGACCACCAGAAGTAATTTACTTTCAGTTGTCAAAGCCAGCCATATACCTTTACAGTTTTACCTCAAGGATATAGTAACTCTCCAACACTGTGTTGTAACTCAAGTTTGAGGGATATTGCTCGTCTATCTCTCCAACAAAACACTACATTGGTCCACTCTATTGACAACATTATGCTAATTGGACCACAGGAGCAGCAGGTAGCAACCACTTTGAACTTGTTCGTAATACACATtagaggatgggaaataaatccaatTAAATTTCGAAGACCTTCTACCTCAGTGAAATTCTTAGAAGTCCAGTGGGGAGG ATGCAGAGATATTCCTTCTAAGGTGAAGGCTAATTTATAGCACC GTCCTTCTACAACCAAGAAAGAAGTACAACATTTTGTGGGCCTATTTGGATTCTGGAGATGGCACATTCCTCACTTGGGTGTGTTACTCTGCCCTATATACCCAGTGACTTGGAAAGCTGCCAGTTTTGAGTGAAGCCTGGAACAGGAAAAGGATCAACATGTTCAGGCTGCTATGCAGGCTTCTTTACCACTTGGAAGATATGATCAAATAGACCGAATGGCACATGGGGTGTCAGTGGCAGATAGAGGTGCTAG AGGAACAGTAGCAGGCCCCATAGGTGAATCACAAAAGAGACCTTTAGAATTTTAGAGCAAGTCTCTACCATCATCTGCAGACAACTATTCTCTCTTTGAGAGACAGCTCTCGGCCTGCTTTTGGGTCTTAGTGGAAACTGAACATATGACAATGGGCCATCAAATTACCACGTAACCAGAGGTTCCTATCATGAGCTGGGTGTTAGCTGACCCaccaagtcataaagtaggaCATG TAAAGCAATCTATAATTACACAAAAGTGGTGTATATGTGATTGAGCCTGAGCAAATCCTGAAG ATAGCAAGTTACATGAAGAAGTTACCCAAATGCCTACAGTTTCTACTTCCATTACAAAGCAGTCTACTGCCAAGTATGCACCTATAGCCTCATGGAGTGTGCAATATGATCAGTTGGCT GAGGAAGAGAAGTCTAGGGCCTGGTTTACTAATGGTTCTGTATGTTTTGCAGACATTACCCAGAAGTGGAAAGCTGCCCCATTATAACCCCTTCCTGAGCCAATCCTGAAAGACACTGGCAAagggaaatcttcacagtgggcagaacttCAGACAGTACACATAACCCTACATTTtatttggaaggagaaatagc GGTTGCAGTTGGTCACTGATTCATGGGTTACAGTCAATGGATTGG GATGGTCATGGACTTGGAAAGAGCATGATTGAAAACTgggtgagaaagacatctggggaaAAA ATTGGGTAGATCTTTCCAAATAGGTGAAGGATGTGAAGAAACTTGTGCA ATGCTCATCAAAAGGTAAGTTCAGCAATCTAGTAGATAGGATGACGTGTTCTACTGACAGTCAGCCTTTCTCCTCAGCCGTTCCTGTCACTGTCCAGTGGATCCATGAACAaa ggcatggtggcagagatgggggTTATCCATGGTTTTGACAATATT GCTCACCACTTGCTATAGCTGCTGCTGAGTGCCAACAAGAGAGACCAACAATA GCCCCAAAATATGGCACTATTCCCCAGGGAAACTAGCCAGCAACCTGGTGGCAGGTTGATTACATTGGatcacttcctctgtggaaacaaCGTTTTGTCATTCCTGGAGCagatacttattctggttatggatttgcTTTTCCTGCATGTAATACTTCTGCCAAAATCATCAAGGGCTTACAGAATGC TATCCACCATTATGGTAAtccacacagtattgcttctgac CAAGGAATTCACTTCACAGCTAGAGAAATATGACAGTGGGCCCATGATCACAGAACCTACTGGTCTTAGCATGTTCCTGACCGTACTGAAGCAGCTGACCTAA GaagatggaatggccttttgaagacCCAGTTGCAGTGCAAATTAGATG AGAATAAGGGTCCAATATATGGTACAATTTATCTGGTAGCCAGGATCCATGGTCCAGGAATGAA GAGTAAAAAGGGAATAGCTCCATTCAGTATCACCCCTGTGATCCACGTGGGAAATTTTGTTTCCTATTCCCATCCTATTCTCATGACCTTGAGTTCCGCTGGCCTAGAAATG TTAGTTCCAGAGCCAGGAGAGCTCCTGCCAGGAACCACAAtaaacattccattgaactgaAAGCTCAGACTTCCCCCTGGCAACTTTGGACTTCTGGTGCCTTTGAGCCTATaggctaagaaaggaataacagtg gaggtggggggagtaaTTGACCTAAATTACGATGGGGAAATTGGATTGCTTTTCCACAGAGGAGCTAAGAGAGATTACATTTGAAGTGCAAGCTATCCTTTAGGGCATCTCTTGGTGCTATGATGTCCTGT ATTACAACAGCCTAGTCCAGGGAGGATGGCAGAGGACACAGACTCATCAAGAATGAAGGAATCAGTCACTCCTCTGAGAAAAGAAccaagacctgctgaggtgcTTGCTTGA